Proteins from a genomic interval of Columba livia isolate bColLiv1 breed racing homer unplaced genomic scaffold, bColLiv1.pat.W.v2 Scaffold_214, whole genome shotgun sequence:
- the LOC135578016 gene encoding olfactory receptor 14A16-like: MSNSSSITQFLLLPFTDTRELQLLHFWLFLGIYLAALLGNGLIITTIAWDQHLHTPMYFFLLNLALLDLGCISTILPKSMANSLWDTRAISYAGCVIQVFLFIFAMSTEYCLLTIMSYDRYVAICKPLHYGTLLGSRACVHMAAAAWATGFLYSLLHTTNTFSLPLCKGNALGQFFCEIPNILKLSCSGAYLRELGLLVVSGCLFFMCFISIVVSYVQIFRAVLRIPSEQGRHKAFSTCLPHLAVVTLFVSTSFFAYLKPPSISFPSLDLVVSVLYSLIPPTLNPLIYSMRNKEVKDALRKLITGGISKIIKCPSSTL, translated from the coding sequence atgtccaacagcagctccatcacccagttcctcctcctgccgttcacagacacacgggagctgcagctcttgcacttctggctcttcctgggcatctacctggctgccctcctgggcaacggcctcatcatcaccaccatagcctgggaccagcacctccacacccccatgtacttcttcctgctcaacctcgccctccttgacctgggctgcatctccaccattctccccaaatccatggccaactccctctgggacaccagggccatttcctatgcaggatgtgTTATCCAGGTCTTTCTCTTTATCTTTGCAATGTCAACAGAGTATTGTCTTCTGaccatcatgtcgtacgaccgctacgttgccatctgcaaacccctgcactacgggaccctcctgggcagcagagcttgtgtccacatggcagcagctgcctgggccactgggtttctctattctctgctgcacacgaccaatacattttcactgcccctgtgcaagggcaatgccctgggccagttcttctgtgaaatccccaacatcctcaagctctcctgctcaggtGCCTACCttagggaacttgggcttcttgtggttagtggctgtttattttttatgtgttttatttccattgtggtgtcctatgtgcagatcttcagggctgtgttgaggatcccctctgagcagggtcggcacaaagccttttccacctgcctccctcacctggccgtggttaCTCTGTTTGTCAGCACCTCTttttttgcctacctgaagcccccctccatctccttcccctccttggacctggtggtgtctgttctatACTCACTGATACCTCCAACATTGaatcccctcatctacagcatgaggaacaaggagGTCAAGGATGCTCTGAGGAAACTAATCACTGGAggcatttcaaaaataataaagtgtcCGTCATCCACCCTTTAA
- the LOC135578008 gene encoding olfactory receptor 14J1-like, producing the protein MSNSSSITQFLLLPFTDTRELQLLHFWLFLGIYLAALLGNGLIITTIVWDQHLHTPMYFFLLILALLDLGSISTIVPKSMANSLWYSRVISYAGCAAQVFFVFFLLGAECFLLTIMSYDRYVAICKPLHYGALLGSRACVHMAAAAWATGFLSALLHTANTFSLPLCKGNALGQFFCEIPQILKLSCSHSYLRELGLIVFSLLISFGCSVFIVVSYVQILRAVLRIPSEQGRHKAFSTCLPHLAVVSLFVSTGSFAYLKPPSISSPSLDLVVSVLYSVVPPAVNPLIYSMRNRKLKESIRKGISWLFVDADKLSMTLQK; encoded by the coding sequence atgtccaacagcagctccatcacccagttcctcctcctgccgttcacagacacacgggagctgcagctcttgcacttctggctcttcctgggcatctacctggctgccctcctgggcaacggcctcatcatcaccaccatagtctgggaccagcacctccacacccccatgtacttcttcctgctcatcctcgccctcctcgacctgggctccatctccaccattgtccccaagtccatggccaactctctgtggtattccagggtcatttcctatgcagggtGTGCTGCCCAggtcttctttgtatttttcttgcttggtGCAGAGTGTttccttctcaccatcatgtcctatgatcgttacgttgccatctgcaaacccctgcactacggggccctcctgggcagcagagcttgtgtccacatggcagcagctgcctgggccactgggtttctcagtgctctgctgcacacggccaatacattttcactgcccctgtgcaagggcaatgccctgggccagttcttctgtgaaatcccccagatcctcaagctctcctgctcacactcctacctcagggaacttgggcttatcGTGTTTAGTCTGTTAATCAGTTTTGGCTGTTCTGTATTCATTGtcgtgtcctatgtgcagatcttgagggccgtgctgaggatcccctctgagcagggacggcacaaagccttttccacctgcctccctcacctggccgtggtctccctgtttgtcagcactggttcatttgcctacctgaagcccccctccatttcttccccatccctggatctggtggtgtctgttctgtactcagtggtgcctccagcagtgaaccccctcatctacagcatgaggaacagaaaGCTCAAGGAGTCCATTAGGAAAGGGATTTCATGGTTGTTTGTTGATGCTGATAAACTTTCAATGACTCTACAGAAATGA